The following are from one region of the Lujinxingia vulgaris genome:
- the hutI gene encoding imidazolonepropionase translates to MGYAIRARQLLTMPQEAPRLAEYGDGGEERDDAIVGLIEDGCVVVEGEEIAWVGPWEQRPKSARRGDMDVFETAVAMPGWIDCHTHAVFAGERSQEFAWRNAGKPYVEVLEEGGGILTTVEAVRQASGQELTDALVRRAFLSVRQGVTTLEVKSGYGLTTADEIKSLKAVQRAQKEVPCELVGCFLGAHAVPEEYRDRRKAYVDLVCEEMIPQVAKGGYAAYCDVFCDRGAFDAEEAERILRCGQEHGMVARIHADEITDAGGAMVAAKVGASSADHLEFVNQEGIEAMAAAGVVGVLMPAVNLFLGTIDHLAPARDLLNAGCEVALATDFNPGSAMTQDLGTILMLGCTLYKLTPGEALRSITAGAARALRRTDIGGLRAGARADVACFDVPHYRYLTYHFGQTHTEAVIYRGNFVYWTEEADVEE, encoded by the coding sequence ATGGGATACGCGATTCGGGCCAGACAGCTGTTGACGATGCCGCAGGAGGCGCCGCGGCTGGCGGAGTACGGGGATGGGGGGGAGGAGCGAGACGATGCGATTGTCGGTTTGATCGAGGACGGTTGCGTGGTGGTGGAGGGAGAAGAGATCGCGTGGGTAGGGCCATGGGAGCAGCGGCCGAAGTCGGCGCGTCGCGGGGATATGGACGTCTTTGAGACGGCGGTGGCGATGCCGGGGTGGATTGATTGTCACACCCATGCGGTGTTTGCCGGGGAGCGCTCTCAGGAGTTTGCCTGGCGTAATGCGGGCAAGCCTTATGTCGAGGTGCTGGAGGAGGGTGGGGGAATCTTGACGACGGTGGAGGCGGTGCGTCAGGCGTCGGGTCAGGAGCTGACCGATGCGCTGGTGCGGCGGGCGTTTTTGTCGGTGCGGCAGGGAGTGACGACGTTGGAGGTCAAGAGCGGGTACGGGCTCACGACGGCCGATGAGATCAAGAGTTTAAAGGCGGTGCAGCGGGCGCAGAAGGAGGTGCCGTGCGAGCTTGTGGGGTGTTTTCTGGGGGCGCATGCGGTGCCGGAGGAGTATCGGGATCGGCGAAAAGCGTACGTTGACCTGGTGTGTGAGGAGATGATTCCGCAGGTGGCGAAGGGGGGATATGCGGCGTATTGCGATGTGTTCTGTGATCGGGGAGCGTTTGATGCGGAGGAGGCCGAGCGAATCTTAAGGTGTGGTCAGGAGCATGGGATGGTGGCTCGGATTCATGCCGATGAGATCACCGACGCGGGCGGGGCGATGGTGGCGGCGAAGGTCGGGGCGTCGAGTGCGGATCATCTGGAGTTTGTGAATCAGGAAGGCATCGAAGCGATGGCTGCGGCCGGGGTGGTGGGGGTGTTGATGCCGGCGGTGAACCTGTTTCTGGGGACGATCGATCACCTGGCACCGGCGCGAGATCTGTTGAATGCGGGCTGTGAGGTTGCACTGGCAACGGATTTTAATCCGGGAAGTGCGATGACGCAGGATCTGGGGACGATCTTGATGCTGGGGTGTACGCTTTACAAGTTGACACCTGGCGAGGCTCTGCGCTCCATCACTGCGGGAGCAGCCAGGGCGTTGAGGCGGACGGACATCGGGGGGCTTCGCGCCGGGGCGCGGGCCGATGTGGCGTGTTTTGATGTGCCGCATTACCGCTATCTGACCTACCACTTCGGGCAGACACATACCGAGGCGGTGATCTACCGCGGGAACTTCGTTTACTGGACCGAAGAGGCCGATGTGGAGGAGTAG
- a CDS encoding DEAD/DEAH box helicase → MTIIALLTDLRLLLSLLNELVWRTLAFSLDALSTSSPLQVAFLLITLLVTLFATARSMQSELNRTLDRDPDTRINPLLLELRYTLPGIALRAFIWIITLPARMLRALFNLFRSKPDTKTTPAPEPPPILVPTLGPSYLWAMLITAAIFVLSLGLTPLLRWQLDVPAHFPLWTYLAIGHRPELAPFLPLDTYPWLATLLTTSFWLFLWWTCARIVRLTHWNDLGINLIDHVRSPGTLTSWRTYFAASSLHDLDSSFKTWARWLPLAAAPLLFLSFTALAAEPYRVNPSSFALALVALTSWSLHLTLKGLYRPATLAEDTETRAPEAAPQADWLDVLDHLQTTRGLSRPPLAQPPRPLPQLDFRPISKDADALISPLLTELLPAPARLTSMQHDVLTHLSHSSFVHLAPPADTRTLALGQRSNASGSRLRHRNQLVIAPEGAGKSTLGMLAALNTALTHTRSTLFIVRDDERAHHTAEHLRNLLTPSTLRWNLRTRRIDSHLVEDLATGIIPDVLVCDLHELTTAILADVDTFRPLLTNLGLIVVDDLHAFCGPIEVHTQLVMRRLDLRLRALRQTDDIGEDLAPIFLMLATETMDNLPTFARALCGVDAAPRIFTLHPKNQNASMPGTDASETSPNPTSSPDQHLIYDLDTFTTPEGAPLSAFDIIEACETCAVPWHWRSAGDDRTHLGRATLPLREEPLHHVDDPLHARVVFIEGHATSVTRQLNALQRAGALLEPKHLPEPAPTDGIDQNNDVSSPTNPVALITIIDPIERLALDHLPPSDRLAPDLEHLDRPAPRIAPHTLASLPRPFLRPPAGELTRRHLASELTQHTTEVASLLDVFGNDIAPTLRTLARRGELLLDPRTSISQTTRTYEEKLYVRALESSINPEHATTDASLPAPVTQVEVASPQHVCLRERTTLIELGRIDAHSARFLYYPGRIFDSVHGRHIVVTYADDQAAQGAFNVGDVIVEPFLGDDRTAPIRRIHVDLVAAPHDSITPERHFLGELPVGLAHFPVQCRLHHRATRRLAPDSASIRERIYQRTDDEQPPRMRTRALGIFPNLEPDASLTLASARMLAAALRVIIPLVYRGADSAIATSLSIADDTPESDIPHDRLLASTDAIFFIDLHSDGNGASQSIERDGISLLLRLAWTLLANLSSPHPLLNAHDDWDAPLTDEDASLALQGALHWLENHIHLDNHHGAHS, encoded by the coding sequence ATGACCATCATCGCTCTCCTCACCGACCTCCGCCTCCTGCTCTCCCTGCTCAACGAACTGGTCTGGCGCACCCTCGCTTTCTCCCTGGATGCCCTCTCTACATCCTCACCACTCCAGGTCGCCTTCCTACTCATCACGCTGCTGGTCACGCTCTTCGCCACCGCGCGCTCGATGCAATCCGAGCTCAACCGCACCCTGGACCGCGACCCCGACACCCGCATCAACCCGCTCCTCCTCGAGCTTCGCTACACCCTGCCCGGCATCGCCCTGCGCGCCTTTATCTGGATCATCACCCTGCCCGCACGCATGCTCCGCGCCCTCTTCAACCTCTTCCGCTCCAAACCCGACACCAAAACCACCCCGGCCCCCGAGCCCCCACCGATCCTCGTCCCCACCTTGGGCCCGAGCTACCTCTGGGCGATGCTCATCACTGCCGCCATCTTCGTCCTCTCGCTCGGCCTGACCCCGCTCTTGCGCTGGCAACTCGACGTCCCCGCGCACTTCCCCCTCTGGACCTACCTCGCCATCGGTCACCGCCCCGAGCTCGCTCCTTTCCTGCCACTGGACACCTACCCCTGGCTCGCCACCCTGCTCACCACAAGCTTCTGGCTCTTCCTCTGGTGGACCTGCGCCCGCATCGTCCGTCTGACCCACTGGAACGATCTGGGCATCAACCTCATCGACCATGTCCGGTCGCCTGGCACCCTTACATCCTGGCGCACCTACTTCGCAGCCTCATCGCTTCATGACCTGGATTCCTCCTTCAAAACCTGGGCCCGCTGGCTTCCCCTGGCCGCAGCCCCGCTCCTCTTTCTCTCCTTCACCGCCCTGGCCGCAGAGCCCTACCGCGTCAATCCCTCGTCCTTTGCCCTGGCACTGGTCGCGCTGACATCCTGGAGTCTTCACCTCACCCTCAAAGGCCTCTACCGCCCCGCCACGCTCGCCGAAGACACCGAAACCAGGGCTCCCGAAGCCGCCCCGCAGGCCGACTGGCTCGATGTCCTCGACCACCTGCAGACCACCCGGGGCTTAAGCCGACCGCCCCTGGCCCAGCCTCCGCGTCCCCTGCCCCAGCTCGACTTCCGCCCCATCTCCAAAGACGCCGACGCCCTGATCTCCCCGCTGCTCACCGAGCTTCTGCCCGCGCCGGCCCGCCTCACCTCGATGCAACACGACGTCCTCACTCACCTCTCCCACAGCTCTTTTGTGCACCTCGCCCCCCCGGCCGACACCCGCACCTTAGCCCTGGGACAGCGCTCCAATGCCAGCGGCTCCAGGCTGCGACACCGCAACCAACTCGTCATCGCCCCCGAAGGCGCCGGAAAGTCCACCCTCGGCATGCTTGCCGCCCTCAACACCGCACTGACCCACACCCGCAGCACCCTCTTCATCGTGCGCGACGACGAGCGCGCTCACCACACCGCCGAGCATCTGCGCAACCTGCTCACCCCCTCCACCCTGCGCTGGAACCTGCGCACCCGACGCATCGACAGCCACCTCGTCGAGGACCTCGCCACAGGCATCATCCCCGACGTGCTCGTCTGCGATCTCCACGAGCTCACCACCGCCATCCTGGCCGACGTCGACACCTTCCGCCCCCTGCTCACAAACCTGGGGCTCATTGTCGTCGACGACCTCCACGCCTTCTGCGGCCCGATCGAAGTGCACACCCAGCTCGTCATGCGCCGCCTCGACCTGCGCCTGCGCGCCCTGCGCCAGACCGACGACATCGGCGAAGACCTGGCACCGATCTTTCTGATGCTCGCCACAGAAACCATGGACAACCTCCCCACCTTCGCCCGCGCCCTCTGCGGTGTCGACGCCGCCCCGCGCATCTTCACGCTTCACCCCAAAAACCAAAACGCCTCAATGCCTGGCACCGATGCATCAGAAACATCGCCCAACCCCACATCTTCTCCCGATCAGCACCTCATCTACGACCTTGACACCTTCACCACCCCCGAGGGCGCGCCGCTCTCCGCCTTCGACATCATTGAGGCCTGCGAAACCTGCGCGGTGCCCTGGCACTGGCGCTCGGCCGGAGATGATCGCACGCACCTCGGCCGCGCCACCCTACCGCTGCGCGAAGAACCCCTGCACCACGTCGACGATCCCCTCCACGCCCGCGTTGTCTTCATCGAAGGCCACGCCACCAGCGTCACGCGCCAGCTCAACGCACTACAGCGCGCCGGTGCCCTCCTGGAGCCAAAACATCTCCCCGAGCCCGCCCCCACCGACGGCATCGACCAAAACAACGACGTATCCTCCCCGACCAACCCCGTCGCCCTGATCACCATCATCGATCCGATCGAACGCCTGGCACTCGATCATCTCCCCCCGTCCGATCGCCTGGCACCCGATCTCGAACACCTCGATCGCCCCGCACCGCGTATCGCCCCCCACACTCTCGCCTCCCTTCCTCGCCCCTTCTTGCGCCCCCCCGCCGGCGAACTCACCCGTCGTCACCTCGCCAGCGAGCTCACCCAGCACACCACCGAAGTCGCCTCCCTCCTCGACGTCTTCGGCAACGACATCGCCCCCACGCTCCGCACCCTGGCCCGACGCGGCGAACTTCTGCTCGACCCCCGCACCTCCATCTCCCAGACCACCCGCACCTACGAAGAGAAGCTCTACGTCCGCGCCCTGGAATCCTCCATCAACCCGGAGCACGCCACCACCGACGCCTCCCTTCCTGCCCCCGTCACCCAGGTCGAAGTCGCCTCCCCCCAGCACGTCTGCCTGCGCGAGCGCACCACCCTCATCGAACTCGGCCGCATCGACGCCCACAGCGCCCGCTTCCTCTACTACCCGGGCCGCATCTTCGACTCGGTGCACGGACGCCACATCGTCGTCACCTACGCCGACGACCAGGCCGCTCAGGGCGCCTTCAACGTCGGCGACGTCATCGTCGAGCCCTTCCTCGGCGACGACCGCACCGCCCCCATCCGACGCATTCACGTCGATCTTGTCGCCGCCCCCCACGATAGCATCACCCCCGAACGACATTTCCTCGGCGAGTTGCCGGTTGGCCTGGCACACTTCCCGGTGCAATGCCGACTCCACCACCGCGCAACCCGTCGCCTGGCACCCGACTCCGCGAGTATCCGCGAGCGCATCTACCAGCGCACCGACGACGAGCAGCCCCCCAGAATGCGCACCCGCGCGCTCGGCATCTTCCCCAACCTTGAGCCTGATGCCTCCCTGACCCTGGCCTCCGCGCGCATGCTCGCTGCAGCCCTGCGCGTGATCATCCCGCTGGTCTACCGCGGCGCCGACAGCGCCATCGCCACATCACTGAGCATCGCCGACGACACCCCCGAAAGCGACATCCCCCACGACCGCCTCCTCGCCAGCACCGATGCGATCTTCTTCATCGATCTTCACAGCGATGGCAACGGTGCCAGCCAATCGATCGAACGCGATGGCATCTCCCTCTTGCTACGCCTGGCCTGGACGCTCCTCGCCAACCTCTCCTCCCCTCACCCCCTTCTCAACGCCCACGACGACTGGGACGCCCCCCTCACCGATGAAGACGCCTCCCTGGCCCTTCAAGGCGCGCTGCATTGGCTTGAAAACCACATCCACCTCGACAACCACCACGGGGCTCACTCATGA
- a CDS encoding tubulin-like doman-containing protein yields the protein MANRQNLVVDELLTRPSNVCPTLFVGLGGCGCQIVMRVARHLKTRHDYAERYKDLTKFALIDTNINDLELHREDADESFLISDFEKEAYANLASGKLFLEADDYFTQWVPKDYRFRAGDTAGAGQIRIESRLGSYYQMKHGDLVPRFRRLLESLKRHEHGHRRLDTSEIRIVLCFSIAGGTGSGSFLPLAYMLRDQARALGKPNMLGVCVLPAVFEDKTGANKDGTFANSYAALKEVEHLMKLGSPESSFFPADGIEFHYDPSDTSKRAVREKPFEFLYLIDKPESFSVDRPVDAAADGLYLQLFSPLFAVQAGDYDNYTQHQRFLVPHDFEAKGIPGFSSFYGSYGAAVLLVPTDGLAEYSARAAALNIMRQSFLGAIPADPLYNSLRSHPEPFYEVTERDDDEDARPVKMADFVKKEEGIRHLLRDRLFQKRVRLLARCEADAGEFGRFMAIFRHGHRLGEIPRENATWALDPERLTPDREQLADRGMNFSIGALTLEALCGPKAGAQPGLLSAARRAIESASEELEAEVSIERNTLARDLVGRALYWSEDLKRRGQRVLDQGYTQHGIAFPGLEELLELNFLASDTEDVSLAAKRFAVLAMRDELRTEMRQPPAPAPFELDGVDDDEKIKEKDAPDLIRRLIDQAIERATHELLTHFIEQRTALRDKLSESLRILRVLEQGFDDFERDQTRQLERLREQGDHSTNQFVLDAEAFQIENGRRMWDFFYADRVAPMPELAMSNPRIQQRLSGTVRDLSLRGSGSTTATLNQLFDALKSYALTHLDTTLCGDPKIADPARRDGLTLAQALELEVVYRALYMSNLEEIQQRKDAAITEVVARYRAQPAERRLDLNEAIHQDYLRDKIRRVVNERADLLVSYDESRDQHGGVRPNHVFLAAIDESFRDTTVERALDGANLGGMRWVKQGWHNPRQIVFYRAVLNVPLYVFGRMSEMKDHYYRFKNLSKRSKILHIDRSWEDTLPDLDPDTAQEQHRQEQMRANIVNFAALWTLKDPLTNQGYIVLRDGTYLLRDPQNPTSLQNATSDSSAGFKPLGDRLAPAINALPDALDAERVKYLPYLQLLTAVREGMAPAVLQQIVKLPFHWRKNRDELRTQYGTSPSPVQQLKLSDFTDAFNRLREALDGLLEHLRNIETERLTLGGDASANAAGLSSAQAGENLRQSVEILRGFQQGWQSMEQPERSTSVPPSFRSLFRPLAEEELHDTLESLRIGTSTSDSTHDRVPGTRTSPALDEQD from the coding sequence ATGGCGAACCGTCAAAACCTCGTAGTCGACGAACTCCTCACTCGCCCCAGCAACGTCTGCCCCACCCTCTTTGTGGGCCTGGGCGGCTGCGGCTGCCAGATCGTCATGCGCGTCGCCCGGCACCTCAAGACTCGCCACGACTACGCCGAGCGCTACAAGGACCTGACGAAATTCGCCCTCATCGACACCAACATCAACGATCTGGAGCTTCACCGCGAAGACGCCGACGAGTCCTTTCTCATCAGCGACTTTGAAAAAGAAGCCTACGCCAACCTCGCCAGCGGCAAGCTCTTCTTAGAGGCCGACGACTACTTCACCCAGTGGGTCCCCAAAGACTACCGCTTCCGCGCCGGGGACACCGCCGGCGCCGGCCAGATCCGCATCGAATCGCGCCTGGGCTCCTACTACCAGATGAAGCACGGCGACCTTGTGCCCCGCTTTCGCCGCCTGCTCGAGTCGCTCAAACGCCACGAGCACGGCCACCGCCGCCTGGACACCTCCGAGATCCGCATCGTGCTCTGCTTCTCGATTGCCGGCGGCACCGGCTCGGGCTCCTTCCTTCCCCTGGCCTACATGCTCCGCGACCAGGCCCGCGCCCTGGGCAAACCCAACATGCTCGGCGTCTGCGTGCTCCCCGCTGTCTTCGAGGACAAAACCGGCGCCAACAAAGACGGCACCTTTGCCAACTCCTACGCCGCCCTCAAAGAAGTCGAGCACCTGATGAAGCTCGGCTCCCCCGAGTCTTCCTTCTTCCCGGCCGACGGCATCGAGTTCCACTACGATCCCTCCGACACCTCCAAGCGCGCCGTCCGCGAAAAACCCTTCGAGTTCCTCTACCTCATCGACAAACCCGAGAGCTTCTCGGTCGACCGCCCCGTCGATGCCGCCGCCGACGGCCTCTACCTCCAGCTTTTCTCACCGCTCTTCGCGGTCCAGGCCGGCGACTACGACAACTACACCCAGCACCAGCGCTTCCTCGTCCCCCACGACTTCGAGGCCAAAGGCATCCCGGGCTTCTCCAGTTTTTACGGCTCCTACGGCGCCGCGGTGCTGCTCGTCCCCACCGACGGCCTTGCCGAATACAGCGCCCGCGCCGCAGCGCTTAACATTATGCGCCAGAGCTTTCTGGGCGCCATCCCCGCCGATCCCCTCTACAACAGCCTGCGCTCCCACCCCGAGCCTTTTTACGAGGTCACCGAACGCGACGACGACGAAGACGCACGTCCCGTCAAAATGGCCGACTTCGTTAAAAAAGAAGAAGGCATCCGCCATCTTCTTCGCGACCGCCTCTTCCAGAAACGCGTCCGCCTCCTGGCCCGCTGCGAGGCCGATGCCGGCGAATTCGGCAGGTTCATGGCGATCTTCCGCCACGGTCATCGCCTCGGCGAAATTCCCCGCGAAAACGCCACCTGGGCCCTTGACCCCGAGCGCCTCACCCCCGACCGCGAGCAGCTCGCCGACCGCGGCATGAACTTCTCCATCGGCGCGCTGACCTTAGAAGCCCTCTGCGGCCCCAAAGCCGGCGCCCAGCCCGGCCTGCTCTCTGCTGCGCGCCGCGCCATCGAATCCGCCAGCGAAGAGCTCGAGGCGGAAGTTTCGATCGAACGAAACACCCTGGCCCGCGACCTCGTCGGGCGCGCCCTCTACTGGTCCGAAGACCTCAAACGCCGTGGCCAACGCGTCCTCGACCAGGGCTACACCCAGCACGGCATCGCCTTCCCCGGCTTAGAGGAACTTCTCGAGCTCAACTTCCTGGCCTCCGACACCGAAGACGTCAGCCTGGCCGCCAAACGCTTCGCCGTACTGGCGATGCGCGACGAGCTGCGTACCGAGATGCGCCAGCCCCCCGCACCCGCACCCTTTGAGCTCGACGGCGTCGACGACGACGAGAAGATCAAAGAAAAAGACGCCCCCGATCTCATCCGACGCCTTATCGACCAGGCCATCGAGCGCGCCACCCACGAACTTCTCACCCACTTCATCGAGCAGCGCACCGCCCTTCGCGACAAGCTCTCCGAATCGCTGCGCATCCTGCGCGTCCTGGAGCAGGGTTTTGACGACTTTGAGCGCGACCAGACCCGCCAGCTCGAGCGCCTGCGCGAGCAGGGCGATCACTCCACCAACCAGTTCGTGCTCGACGCCGAGGCCTTCCAGATCGAGAACGGCCGCCGCATGTGGGACTTCTTCTACGCCGACCGCGTCGCCCCGATGCCCGAGCTCGCCATGAGCAACCCCCGCATCCAGCAACGCTTGAGCGGCACCGTGCGCGACTTGAGCCTGCGCGGCTCCGGCTCCACCACCGCCACGCTCAACCAGCTCTTCGACGCCCTTAAATCTTACGCCCTTACCCACCTCGACACGACGCTCTGCGGCGATCCCAAAATCGCAGATCCCGCCCGCCGCGACGGCCTCACCCTGGCCCAGGCCCTGGAGCTTGAGGTCGTCTACCGCGCCCTCTACATGAGCAATCTTGAGGAGATCCAACAACGCAAAGACGCCGCCATCACCGAGGTCGTCGCCCGCTACCGCGCCCAACCCGCCGAGCGCCGCCTCGACCTCAACGAGGCCATCCACCAGGACTACCTGCGCGACAAGATCCGCCGCGTCGTCAACGAACGCGCAGATCTGCTCGTCAGCTACGACGAGTCCCGCGACCAGCACGGCGGCGTACGCCCGAACCACGTCTTCCTGGCCGCTATCGACGAGTCCTTCCGCGACACCACCGTCGAGCGCGCGCTTGACGGCGCCAACCTCGGCGGCATGCGCTGGGTCAAACAGGGCTGGCACAACCCCCGCCAGATCGTCTTCTACCGCGCCGTCCTCAACGTCCCCCTCTACGTCTTCGGCCGTATGAGCGAGATGAAGGACCATTACTACCGCTTCAAAAACCTCTCCAAACGCTCCAAGATCCTGCACATCGACCGGTCCTGGGAAGACACCCTCCCCGACCTCGACCCCGACACCGCCCAGGAACAGCATCGTCAGGAGCAGATGCGCGCGAACATCGTGAACTTCGCCGCCCTCTGGACCCTCAAAGATCCCCTGACCAACCAGGGCTACATCGTCCTGCGCGATGGAACCTACCTGTTGCGCGACCCGCAAAACCCCACGTCGCTGCAAAACGCCACCTCCGACAGCTCCGCCGGCTTCAAGCCCCTGGGCGATCGCCTGGCACCGGCCATCAACGCCCTGCCCGACGCCCTCGACGCCGAACGCGTCAAATACCTCCCCTACCTCCAACTGCTCACCGCGGTGCGCGAAGGCATGGCACCCGCCGTCCTCCAGCAGATCGTCAAACTCCCCTTCCACTGGCGCAAAAACCGCGACGAGCTCCGCACCCAGTACGGCACCTCCCCCTCCCCGGTTCAGCAACTCAAACTGAGCGACTTCACCGACGCCTTCAACCGCCTGCGCGAAGCCCTCGACGGCCTGCTCGAGCACCTGCGCAACATCGAGACCGAGCGCCTCACCCTGGGCGGCGACGCCAGCGCCAACGCCGCCGGCCTCTCCTCCGCCCAGGCCGGCGAAAACCTGCGACAGAGCGTAGAAATCCTGCGCGGCTTCCAGCAGGGCTGGCAATCGATGGAGCAACCCGAGCGCTCCACCTCCGTGCCCCCCTCCTTCCGCTCACTTTTCCGTCCCCTGGCCGAAGAAGAGCTGCACGACACGCTGGAATCCCTTCGGATCGGCACCTCAACTTCCGACAGTACCCATGATCGAGTGCCTGGCACCCGGACATCACCTGCCCTCGACGAACAGGACTGA
- a CDS encoding transposase gives MGRPLRIQNPDYCYFVTNRCFQDRFLLTPTPEVNALILGWLARAAKRYNVDIFFFLFMSNHFHLAVRAPRENLHQFMGYFQCHLAHDVNKLLGRTGSLFARRYSAEPMLDDSAMMQKWRYTMTNPVDAVLVSHVRFWPGESSYQAHLDNAPIQAVWTDREKLRSMRRRKNHNPADEVQADRHIELHLAPLPFLENHTPAQRTRLFKRSLSAHTRVLSKDRNERGEQVLGAVNVRSQSPFDRPKNPARSPRPLCHTRCPIRRRTYLKLVREITEAYRAANALWREGHLPTFPPGTIPPGWSCTTSAPDITPPYSSTSASSVQ, from the coding sequence ATGGGACGCCCTCTTCGAATCCAAAACCCCGACTACTGCTATTTCGTCACCAACCGCTGCTTCCAGGACCGCTTCCTGCTCACCCCCACCCCCGAGGTCAACGCCCTGATCCTGGGCTGGCTGGCCCGCGCGGCCAAACGCTACAACGTCGACATCTTCTTCTTTCTCTTCATGAGCAACCACTTCCACCTGGCCGTACGCGCCCCCCGTGAGAACCTCCATCAGTTCATGGGCTACTTCCAGTGTCACCTAGCCCACGACGTCAACAAACTTCTCGGCCGAACAGGCTCCCTCTTCGCGCGCCGCTACAGCGCCGAGCCCATGCTCGACGACTCCGCCATGATGCAAAAATGGCGCTACACCATGACCAACCCCGTCGATGCCGTCCTGGTCTCCCACGTGCGCTTCTGGCCCGGCGAGTCCTCCTACCAGGCCCACCTGGACAACGCCCCCATCCAGGCGGTGTGGACAGACCGCGAAAAACTGCGCTCCATGCGCCGGCGCAAAAACCACAACCCCGCCGACGAAGTCCAGGCAGACCGCCACATCGAGCTTCACCTGGCCCCCCTGCCCTTTCTGGAAAACCACACCCCGGCTCAGCGCACACGCCTCTTCAAGCGCTCCTTAAGCGCCCACACCCGCGTACTCAGCAAAGACCGCAATGAGCGCGGCGAACAGGTCCTGGGCGCCGTCAACGTGCGCTCCCAGAGCCCCTTCGACCGCCCGAAAAACCCTGCCCGTTCCCCTCGCCCCCTCTGCCACACCCGCTGCCCGATCCGGCGCAGAACCTACCTCAAGCTCGTCCGAGAGATCACCGAAGCCTACCGCGCCGCAAACGCCCTGTGGCGCGAAGGCCACCTGCCGACCTTTCCCCCGGGCACCATCCCCCCCGGCTGGAGCTGCACGACCTCCGCCCCGGACATCACCCCGCCCTACTCCTCCACATCGGCCTCTTCGGTCCAGTAA